The following proteins come from a genomic window of Candidatus Dependentiae bacterium:
- a CDS encoding spermidine/putrescine ABC transporter permease, whose amino-acid sequence MMGFLKRILQEEYPYLLAFPAIIWQIFFLYIPLLVIFIFSFRDYSESYGFIGWTFSHYERILKPIYLHVVFNSFYLAFATAVICMFIAYPVAYFLAFRVRRLKMFFLFLLVLPSWTNIIVEVYAWFFLLEKRGLISRVLYSLNIISQPLHMVNNTFSVLLGMIYCFLPFMILPIYIILEKTDRKLFEASADLGASKFVTFRRVIFPLSLPGMYTGFLLVFVPAFGEFAVPALLGGAKKAFWGTVIVDKFLLLREWETGFAFASAGILFLLLFFLFVYVFVLISKKIFKNRFSMRIEE is encoded by the coding sequence ATGATGGGCTTTTTAAAAAGAATTCTCCAAGAGGAGTATCCTTATCTGTTAGCATTTCCTGCCATTATATGGCAGATTTTCTTTTTGTATATTCCTCTTTTAGTTATTTTCATTTTTAGTTTTAGAGATTATTCAGAAAGTTATGGATTTATCGGATGGACGTTTTCTCATTATGAAAGAATATTAAAACCTATTTATTTACACGTTGTTTTCAATTCTTTTTATCTAGCGTTTGCAACCGCTGTGATTTGTATGTTTATAGCGTATCCTGTTGCTTATTTTCTGGCTTTTCGAGTAAGAAGATTAAAAATGTTTTTTCTTTTTTTACTAGTTCTTCCTTCATGGACAAATATTATTGTGGAAGTTTATGCATGGTTTTTTTTACTTGAAAAAAGGGGATTGATAAGTAGAGTTTTGTATTCTTTGAATATTATTTCACAGCCACTTCATATGGTTAATAATACTTTTTCTGTTTTGCTTGGTATGATTTACTGTTTTTTGCCATTTATGATTTTGCCTATTTATATAATTTTAGAAAAAACTGATAGAAAATTATTTGAAGCGTCTGCAGATCTTGGCGCAAGTAAATTTGTTACTTTTAGAAGAGTTATATTTCCTCTTTCACTTCCTGGTATGTATACAGGTTTTTTACTTGTATTTGTTCCTGCTTTTGGTGAATTCGCTGTCCCAGCGCTACTGGGTGGAGCAAAAAAAGCTTTTTGGGGAACGGTGATTGTTGATAAATTTTTGCTTTTGCGAGAGTGGGAAACTGGATTTGCATTTGCATCAGCAGGTATTTTGTTCTTACTTTTGTTTTTTTTATTTGTTTATGTATTTGTTTTAATTTCAAAAAAAATATTTAAAAATCGCTTCAGCATGAGAATAGAAGAATGA
- a CDS encoding spermidine/putrescine ABC transporter ATP-binding protein — protein MKKIRIENVSKSFHGDLILDNLNLEIPSGKFFSLLGPSGCGKTTLLRLIGGFEPVDSGKIYLGDEDITNQPIFKRRVNTVFQQYALFPHLSVFENVAYGLRVKKMKESDIKSKVMHTLSLVRLAGHEFKNINNLSGGQQQRVALARAIVNEPDVLLLDEPLAALDFNLREQMLIELLDLQHNFGTTFIYVTHDQSEALTVADGIAIFNKNGRIEQIGTPKEIYEFPASRFVATFVGNTNIIEGILHVRDNLVWLEVENLGSLFLDVPNKKSWFISGRRIFLSLRPEKILISKKEKEGFSNHLTGKVINVVYQGRFTQYQVRLKNGKLLTVFEQNEEHFPQEDILANDKVHLYFQKENVILLER, from the coding sequence ATGAAAAAAATTAGAATAGAAAATGTTTCAAAATCATTCCATGGCGATTTAATACTAGACAATTTAAATCTGGAAATTCCTTCAGGGAAATTTTTTTCTTTGCTCGGTCCCAGCGGGTGCGGCAAAACTACATTGCTTCGATTAATTGGTGGATTTGAACCTGTAGATAGTGGCAAAATTTATTTAGGTGATGAAGATATTACCAATCAACCTATTTTTAAAAGGCGAGTAAATACAGTTTTTCAACAATATGCATTATTTCCACATCTTTCTGTTTTTGAAAACGTTGCATATGGTTTGCGTGTAAAAAAAATGAAAGAATCGGATATTAAAAGCAAAGTAATGCATACGCTTTCGCTTGTTCGTCTTGCGGGTCATGAATTCAAAAATATTAATAATTTATCTGGTGGGCAACAGCAACGAGTTGCTCTTGCAAGGGCTATCGTTAATGAGCCGGATGTTTTGCTTTTAGATGAACCTCTTGCCGCTCTTGATTTCAATCTAAGAGAGCAAATGCTTATTGAATTGTTAGATTTGCAACATAATTTTGGAACAACATTTATTTATGTAACACATGATCAATCAGAAGCTTTAACAGTTGCTGATGGCATTGCAATTTTTAATAAAAATGGAAGAATTGAGCAAATTGGAACGCCAAAAGAAATTTATGAGTTTCCTGCTTCGCGATTTGTTGCAACATTTGTAGGCAATACTAATATTATTGAAGGGATTCTTCATGTTAGAGATAATCTTGTATGGCTTGAGGTAGAAAATTTAGGAAGTCTATTTTTGGATGTTCCAAATAAAAAAAGTTGGTTTATTTCTGGTAGAAGAATATTTTTAAGTTTGCGTCCTGAAAAAATATTGATAAGCAAGAAAGAAAAAGAAGGATTTTCTAATCATTTAACAGGAAAAGTTATTAACGTTGTTTATCAGGGTAGATTTACTCAATATCAGGTGCGTCTTAAGAATGGAAAACTATTAACAGTTTTTGAACAGAATGAAGAACATTTTCCTCAAGAAGATATTCTTGCAAATGATAAAGTTCATTTATATTTTCAAAAAGAAAACGTTATTTTGTTGGAGAGATGA